From the genome of Bordetella sp. H567, one region includes:
- the purT gene encoding formate-dependent phosphoribosylglycinamide formyltransferase: MSTIPAPRFGTPLSSAATRVMLLGAGELGKEVVIALQRLGVEVIAVDRYADAPGQQVAHRAHVVSMTDRDALRAVIEREQPHVIVPEIEAIATDLLVELEAAGTVRVTPTARAAQLTMNREGIRRLAAETLGLPTSPYKFVDTEAQLREAIAGGIGYPCVIKPVMSSSGKGQSVVKGPDDVAAAWRYAQEGGRTGAGRAIVEGFIRFDYEITLLTVRARGASGEIETGFCAPIGHKQVDGDYVESWQPHPMSALALERAQAIALAVTGNLGGMGVFGVELFVAGDQVWFSEVSPRPHDTGMVTMITQVQNEFELHARALLGLPVDVSLRQAGASSVIYGGVQALAVTFDGVAQALAEPGTDIRLFGKPESFAKRRMGVALATADTVEAAREKALRVSGAVTVRAVPAA; encoded by the coding sequence ATGTCCACGATCCCCGCCCCCCGATTCGGCACGCCGCTGTCTTCCGCCGCCACCCGCGTCATGCTGCTGGGCGCCGGCGAGCTGGGCAAGGAAGTCGTCATCGCACTTCAACGCCTGGGCGTGGAAGTCATCGCCGTGGACCGCTACGCGGACGCCCCCGGGCAGCAGGTGGCCCATCGGGCGCACGTGGTGTCCATGACGGATCGCGACGCGCTGCGCGCGGTGATCGAACGCGAGCAGCCGCATGTGATCGTCCCGGAAATCGAGGCCATCGCCACGGACCTGCTGGTCGAACTCGAGGCCGCCGGTACGGTCCGCGTCACGCCGACGGCGCGCGCCGCGCAGCTCACCATGAACCGCGAAGGCATCCGCCGCCTGGCCGCGGAAACCCTGGGCCTGCCGACCTCCCCCTACAAGTTCGTCGATACCGAAGCCCAGCTGCGCGAGGCCATCGCCGGCGGTATCGGCTATCCCTGCGTCATCAAGCCCGTGATGTCCTCGTCGGGCAAGGGCCAGTCGGTCGTCAAGGGGCCCGACGACGTGGCGGCCGCCTGGCGCTATGCCCAGGAAGGCGGCCGCACCGGCGCGGGACGCGCCATCGTGGAAGGCTTCATCCGCTTCGACTACGAGATCACCCTGTTGACCGTCCGTGCCCGTGGCGCGTCCGGCGAAATCGAGACCGGCTTCTGCGCGCCCATCGGCCACAAGCAGGTGGATGGCGACTATGTCGAAAGCTGGCAGCCGCACCCGATGTCGGCGCTCGCCCTGGAACGTGCACAGGCCATTGCCCTGGCGGTGACCGGCAACCTGGGCGGGATGGGCGTGTTCGGCGTGGAGTTGTTCGTGGCCGGCGACCAGGTCTGGTTCTCGGAGGTCAGCCCGCGCCCCCATGACACCGGCATGGTGACGATGATCACGCAGGTACAGAACGAGTTCGAACTGCATGCCCGCGCCTTGCTGGGCCTGCCGGTGGATGTCTCGCTGCGCCAGGCGGGCGCCAGCAGCGTTATTTATGGTGGGGTACAGGCGCTGGCCGTGACCTTCGACGGCGTCGCCCAGGCCCTGGCCGAGCCCGGCACCGATATCCGCCTGTTCGGCAAGCCCGAGTCCTTCGCCAAGCGCCGCATGGGCGTGGCCCTGGCGACGGCCGACACGGTGGAGGCCGCCCGCGAAAAGGCGCTGCGGGTTTCGGGGGCCGTCACGGTGCGGGCGGTACCGGCCGCCTGA
- a CDS encoding ABC transporter substrate-binding protein: protein MLFTRHALALLCASAGIAAAIPAQAQTLKVALSAEPTSADPHYHKMTANDAFSAHVYSSLIARDADMNLVPSLATSWKNLDDLTWEFKLRRDVTFSNGKPFTSQDVLFTICRTLNNETNISSSYATLTQMFTDVQTPDDYTVIIKTREPLPVMPAELARSLPIIWNGIVPHGKLTFTPKQGCGVTGPWPTVVDFNSGKDTIGTGPYILKSYVKGTGIELVRNEHYWGPKPYWKEVKMVPVPNAGPRMTGLLSGDFDLIENPAARDIQRLKENPKFGYVATPSTRLVFFQPDVGRNPSPQIKSPNGKNPLQDVRVRQAISMAIDRKAITQRIMDGMATPAYQYMPDGMFGGLAHAPEIKYDPAGAKKLLAEAGYPDGFEMTLSSTNDRYINDGQVAQAVAQFLSRIGIKTNVDAMTASIYFPKRAKREFSFSMGGWPSEVGEASALFQLWVTSLDAAKSLGTSNYGGYSNPQFDKVYREAAVTVDADKRRKLLEESTKIALADVPLIPLHFESTLWAYRTGVTYEGRRDQYTLAMSAKPAGK, encoded by the coding sequence ATGTTGTTTACCCGCCATGCCCTGGCACTGCTGTGCGCCAGCGCCGGTATAGCCGCGGCCATCCCGGCCCAGGCCCAGACCCTGAAGGTGGCGCTTTCGGCCGAGCCGACATCCGCCGACCCGCACTATCACAAGATGACGGCGAACGACGCCTTTTCGGCTCATGTCTACAGCTCGCTGATCGCGCGCGACGCCGACATGAACCTGGTGCCCTCGCTCGCGACCTCGTGGAAGAACCTGGACGACCTCACCTGGGAGTTCAAACTACGCCGCGATGTGACGTTCTCCAACGGCAAGCCTTTCACTTCGCAGGACGTGCTGTTCACGATTTGCCGCACGCTCAACAACGAGACGAACATTTCGAGCTCGTATGCAACCTTGACCCAGATGTTCACCGACGTGCAGACGCCGGACGACTATACGGTCATCATCAAGACCCGCGAACCGCTGCCCGTGATGCCGGCCGAACTTGCCCGTTCGCTGCCCATCATCTGGAACGGCATCGTGCCCCATGGCAAGCTGACCTTCACCCCCAAGCAAGGCTGCGGCGTAACCGGCCCATGGCCCACAGTGGTGGACTTCAACAGCGGCAAGGACACCATCGGCACCGGCCCCTACATCCTGAAGTCCTATGTGAAGGGTACCGGCATCGAGCTGGTGCGCAACGAGCACTATTGGGGCCCCAAGCCATACTGGAAGGAAGTGAAGATGGTGCCGGTGCCCAACGCCGGCCCCCGCATGACGGGCCTGCTGTCCGGCGATTTCGACCTGATCGAAAACCCGGCCGCGCGCGACATCCAGCGCCTGAAGGAAAATCCCAAGTTCGGCTACGTGGCCACTCCCTCGACACGCCTGGTGTTCTTCCAGCCTGACGTGGGCCGCAACCCCAGCCCGCAGATCAAGTCGCCCAACGGCAAGAACCCTCTGCAGGACGTGCGGGTACGCCAGGCCATCAGTATGGCGATCGACCGCAAGGCGATCACGCAGCGGATCATGGACGGCATGGCGACGCCTGCCTACCAGTACATGCCGGACGGCATGTTCGGCGGCCTGGCCCATGCGCCGGAGATCAAATACGACCCCGCCGGGGCGAAGAAGCTGCTGGCCGAGGCCGGCTATCCCGACGGCTTCGAAATGACGCTCTCCTCGACCAACGACCGCTATATCAACGACGGCCAGGTCGCGCAGGCGGTCGCGCAGTTTCTCTCGCGCATCGGCATCAAGACAAACGTGGATGCCATGACCGCATCGATCTACTTCCCCAAGCGCGCGAAGCGGGAATTCAGCTTCTCGATGGGCGGGTGGCCGTCGGAAGTGGGCGAAGCGTCCGCCTTGTTCCAGCTGTGGGTGACCTCGCTGGACGCGGCGAAGTCGCTGGGCACCAGCAACTACGGCGGCTATTCCAACCCGCAGTTCGACAAGGTCTATCGCGAAGCGGCGGTTACCGTGGACGCAGACAAGCGCCGCAAGCTGCTGGAGGAATCGACGAAAATCGCCCTGGCCGATGTGCCGCTGATTCCCCTGCACTTCGAAAGCACCCTGTGGGCCTACCGCACGGGCGTCACCTATGAAGGCAGGCGTGATCAGTACACGCTGGCCATGTCGGCAAAACCGGCAGGCAAATAA
- a CDS encoding CaiB/BaiF CoA transferase family protein has translation MSTRPAPLTGIRVLDLTRVLAGPWCTQNLADLGAEVIKIERPGSGDDTRGWGPPYVKDADGNETTEAAYYLSANRNKLSVALDIATPRGASLVRELAMQSDILVENFKVGGLRKYGLDYDSLSQANPRLIYCSITGFGQTGPYASRAGYDFMIQGMGGLMSITGERDDAPGGGPQKAGVAVADLMTGMYSATGILAALFERERSGLGQHLDMALLDCQVAMLANQNLNYMTSGTAPRRAGNAHQNLVPYQVFAVSDGHMIVAVGNDSQFRAYCGVLGLPELADDPRFATNPKRVVNREVLVPILAERMAQGERDQWLAELERVGVPAGPINTLDQVYEDPQVRFRQMWRELPHPVAGTVPMGASPLRFSGSPVEYRRPPPMLGEHTEQVLRERLGLSDSDIQALAAGTP, from the coding sequence ATGTCCACTCGTCCCGCTCCCCTTACCGGCATCCGCGTCCTTGACCTGACCCGGGTACTGGCCGGTCCCTGGTGCACCCAGAACCTTGCCGATCTAGGCGCGGAGGTCATCAAGATCGAGCGGCCCGGCAGCGGCGACGACACGCGGGGCTGGGGCCCGCCCTATGTGAAGGATGCCGACGGCAACGAGACCACCGAGGCGGCCTACTATCTGTCCGCCAACCGCAACAAGCTTTCCGTCGCGCTGGATATCGCCACCCCGCGCGGTGCCAGCCTGGTGCGCGAGCTCGCCATGCAAAGCGACATCCTGGTCGAAAACTTCAAGGTGGGCGGCCTGCGCAAGTACGGGCTGGACTACGACAGCCTCAGCCAGGCAAACCCCCGGCTGATCTATTGCTCCATCACCGGCTTCGGCCAGACGGGCCCCTATGCCAGCCGTGCTGGCTACGACTTCATGATCCAGGGCATGGGCGGCCTGATGAGCATTACGGGCGAACGCGATGACGCACCCGGCGGCGGCCCGCAGAAGGCCGGCGTCGCGGTGGCGGACTTGATGACCGGGATGTATTCGGCCACCGGCATCCTGGCCGCGCTGTTCGAACGCGAACGCAGCGGCTTGGGCCAGCATCTCGATATGGCGCTGCTGGACTGCCAGGTCGCCATGCTCGCCAACCAGAACCTGAACTACATGACCTCGGGCACGGCGCCGCGCCGCGCCGGCAACGCGCACCAGAACCTGGTGCCGTATCAGGTGTTCGCGGTCAGCGACGGGCACATGATCGTCGCGGTGGGCAACGACAGCCAGTTCCGTGCGTACTGCGGCGTGCTGGGCTTGCCCGAACTGGCCGACGACCCCCGCTTCGCCACCAATCCCAAGCGCGTCGTGAATCGCGAGGTCCTGGTCCCGATCCTGGCCGAGCGCATGGCGCAGGGCGAGCGCGACCAATGGCTGGCCGAGCTCGAACGGGTAGGGGTGCCGGCCGGGCCGATCAATACGCTGGATCAGGTTTATGAAGATCCGCAGGTACGCTTCCGCCAGATGTGGCGCGAACTGCCGCATCCCGTGGCGGGCACGGTTCCGATGGGCGCGAGCCCGTTGCGGTTCTCCGGCAGCCCGGTGGAATATCGCCGGCCGCCACCCATGCTGGGCGAACACACGGAACAAGTGCTGCGCGAAAGGCTGGGCCTGTCGGACAGCGACATCCAGGCCTTGGCGGCCGGCACCCCTTAG
- a CDS encoding 3-hydroxyacyl-CoA dehydrogenase — protein MGRGIAQIAAQAGLTVRLYDTSTDAVSAARANLQQTWGKLAEKGKLTPDAAEQALARVAPCAGLADLADCQLVVEAIVERLDVKRDVFKQLEGVVADECILASNTSSLSITAIAAACRLPARVVGYHFFNPVPLMKVVEVIDGLRSDPAAGDALMDLARRMGHTPVRARDMPGFIVNHAGRGMNTEGLRVAQESVATFAQVDAIMREQAGFRMGPFELMDLTALDVSHPVMESIYRQFFDEPRFRPSPITTVRLAGGLLGRKAGEGFYRYGDAQKQLPAEPAAPALPSDLKVWVSGIHPQGHAAVAALLDQLGVQRASDSRAPDDALIVVTPYGEDVSTAVFTQDLDPARTVGLDALHGFDPKRRRTVMASPATLPQWRDAAHALFASDGAPVSVIEDSPGFVAQRIVATIVNIACDIAQQRIATAQDIDKAVTLGLGYPMGPLAMGDVLGAARILEILRNMQRVTGDPRYRPSLWLQRRVQLKMSLLEG, from the coding sequence ATGGGGCGTGGCATCGCCCAGATCGCGGCCCAGGCGGGGCTGACCGTTCGCTTGTACGACACCAGCACCGACGCGGTGAGCGCCGCGCGCGCCAACCTCCAGCAGACCTGGGGCAAGCTCGCTGAAAAAGGCAAGCTGACGCCCGACGCCGCCGAACAGGCGCTGGCGCGTGTCGCGCCCTGCGCGGGATTGGCCGACCTTGCCGATTGCCAACTGGTCGTCGAAGCCATCGTCGAACGCCTGGACGTCAAACGCGATGTCTTCAAGCAGCTGGAAGGCGTGGTCGCGGACGAGTGCATCCTCGCCTCCAATACGTCTTCGCTATCGATCACCGCGATTGCCGCCGCCTGCCGACTGCCGGCGCGCGTGGTGGGATATCACTTCTTCAATCCCGTGCCGCTGATGAAGGTGGTGGAAGTCATCGATGGCCTGCGTAGCGATCCGGCCGCCGGCGACGCGCTGATGGACCTGGCCCGCCGCATGGGGCACACGCCGGTGCGCGCGCGCGATATGCCGGGGTTCATCGTCAACCACGCGGGCCGCGGCATGAACACCGAAGGGCTGCGCGTGGCGCAGGAATCCGTGGCCACGTTCGCGCAGGTCGACGCCATCATGCGCGAGCAGGCAGGTTTTCGCATGGGGCCCTTCGAGTTGATGGACCTGACCGCGCTGGACGTGTCCCATCCCGTGATGGAATCGATCTACCGGCAGTTCTTCGATGAACCGCGGTTTCGTCCCTCGCCCATTACCACGGTGCGCCTGGCCGGGGGACTGCTGGGGCGGAAGGCGGGCGAAGGGTTCTACCGCTATGGGGACGCCCAGAAGCAACTGCCGGCGGAACCGGCCGCGCCGGCCTTGCCGTCCGACCTGAAGGTATGGGTCAGTGGCATTCATCCGCAAGGCCATGCCGCCGTGGCCGCGCTGCTGGACCAGCTCGGGGTCCAGCGTGCCTCGGACAGCCGTGCGCCGGATGACGCGCTTATCGTCGTGACGCCCTATGGCGAGGACGTTTCCACCGCGGTATTCACGCAGGATCTGGATCCCGCGCGCACGGTGGGCCTGGATGCCCTGCATGGTTTCGACCCCAAGCGACGGCGCACCGTCATGGCCTCGCCCGCGACGCTGCCGCAGTGGCGCGATGCGGCGCATGCCCTGTTCGCGTCGGATGGCGCACCCGTCAGCGTCATCGAGGATTCACCGGGCTTTGTCGCGCAGCGCATCGTCGCCACCATCGTCAATATCGCCTGCGACATCGCGCAGCAGCGCATCGCGACGGCGCAGGACATCGACAAGGCCGTGACGCTGGGCCTGGGCTACCCCATGGGTCCGCTGGCCATGGGCGACGTCCTGGGCGCCGCGCGCATCCTGGAAATCCTGCGCAATATGCAGCGCGTCACCGGCGACCCGCGCTACCGTCCCAGCTTGTGGTTGCAGCGGCGCGTGCAGCTCAAGATGTCATTGCTGGAAGGCTAG